The sequence GCTCAGCGGCCTGAGGGGACGAAGCGCCCCCCCTCCTCCCGCGTCAGCGTGCCGCCGATGAATTCGCCCATCCCCTCGGCGGTGATCGGCCGGTCATTCAGGGTTCCCTGCCCGCGCACCGGTCCCTCCCAGTAGGCGACGGAGGTGTTTTTCGTCAGCAACTCCTGCTCGTCGCGCACGGCGTCCAGGGTGAGGCTCAGGCCGGGCGCGCTCACGGTCCACCCCAGCACGTACTCGCGCCCGCTGGGGCTGCGGTACACCCGGCCCGGCGTCATGGTCACGTCCGGCACCTCCCGCGCTACGCCCGCCTGATCCACCCGCGAGCCCGCCACCTGCACGACCTGCCCGGCGGCGTTCCGCACCCGGTAGAGCATCAGGTCCGAGCCGTCCGAGAGGTGCAGGCCGAACCAGTCCCAGCGGGCCTGCGCGCCGGGCTGCTGGTCACCCCACTGGTGGTCGAGCCAGACCTGACCCGTGACCTCCCGCGTCTCCCCACCGGCCAGCGCCACCGTGCCGCTCGCCTCCAGCCGGGTAATGCTCTGGTAGTACAGCCGCCCCACCTCCGGGGTGCCCGAGTAGCCCGGCGGGTGAACGACCAGCCCCTTGAGCGGCTTGAGGGTGAGGTTGAGTGGCCCGGCGCCGAGCCGGAAACTCCCGTCGGGCTGCTGGTTCAGGCGCCATTGCCCCTGCTCGACCCGCAGGGGCGGAAAGCCGTAGCGGGTGTTCTGTGACTCGTTTTCAAATAGGTTCAGCTTGTCGGCCCGCAGGTCCGCGACCGCGAGGTGCCCGGCGTGGTAGGGAATACCCCGGTAGTTCACCTTGAACTGCGCCCAGTGGAAGGCGAGCCCCGACTCCGGCAGATACCCGGAGACGTACCACCACTCCGTCGCCACGTTGTGCGGCCCGAAGTCCGAGGGCTGGGGCTGCCGGTTGGGGTCGAAGGCCTCCGGGCGGGGCAGGCAGGACGTGAGGAGCGTGGCCGACAGGAGGGCGAGCGCGGGGGCGGGGAGCGTTCGGAGCTTCATGGCTCACCGTACCCGGTCCCGCCCCGGGGCTCGGTGGGCGGCGGCACAAGAAAGAGGCCGCCCCGTTTCCGAAGCGGCCCCACACCTTGAACCTTTCTTTATAACAACTTCAGGTGAGTCGAAGACGAACCCGAGCGGAGCGAGAAGAAGAAAAAACCGGCTTGCGGCAATGGAAGAACATCCGGTGGGTTGCCCGGATGTTCTGGAATGAGAGCAAGTCGGTTCTACTCGTCGCCCAGGTACGCCTTGCGCACGCTCTCGTCCTGCGCGATCTGCGCGGCGGGACCGCTGAGGCGAATCTCGCCCGTCTGGAGCACGTAGGCCCGGTGCGCGATGGCGAGCGCCATGCTGGCGTTCTGCTCCACCAGCAGGATCGTCGTGCCGCGCTCCTTGTTCAGCCGTTCCACGATGTCGAAGATCGCCTCCACGAAGAGGGGCGAGAGGCCCATCGAGGGCTCGTCCAGCAGCAGCAGTTTCGGGTTCACCATCAGCGCGCGGGCGATCGCCAGCATCTGCTGCTCGCCGCCCGACATCGTGCCGCCGAGCTGCCCCTCGCGCTCCTTGAGGCGGGGGAAGAGCGCGAAGGCCTCCTGGATGCGCTCCTCGATCACCCGGCGGTCGGTCACGGTGTACGCCCCGACCTCCAGGTTCTCGCGCACCGAGAGCTGACCGAAGATGCGCCGCCCCTCCGGCACGTGGCTCATGCCGCGCCCCATGATCACGTGGGCGGGCAACCCGGTCACGTTCTGGCCCGCGTAGCTCACCTGGCCGTGGCGGGGCTTCATCATGCCGCTGACCGTGCGCAGGGTGGTCGTCTTGCCCGCCCCGTTGCCGCCGATCAGGGCCACGATCTCGCCCCCGTTCACGGTCATGTTCAGGCCCTTGAGGGCGTGGATGTGGCCGTAGTAGGTGTGAACGTCGCGCAGCTCCAGCATGGGCGTGCCCGTCGCCTGCGCGGCGCTCGTCATCACTTGCGTCTCAGGCATGCGGCCTGGCCTCCTTGCCGTACTCGCCCGCCGCCGCGCCGCGGCCCAGGTACGCCTCCATCACGCGCGGGTCGTTGCGAACCTGATGGGGGAGCCCCTCGCTGATCTTCGTGCCGTAGTCCAGCACGGTGATGTTTTCCGAAAGGGTCATCACCAGGCGCATGTCGTGTTCGATCAGCACCACCGTTACCCCCAGGTCGTCCCGGATGCGGCGAATCAGGGCCTTGAGGTCCTCGGTCTCGCGGGGGTTCATGCCCGCCGCGGGTTCGTCCAGCAGGATCAGCTTGGGCGTGGTGGCGAGCGCCCGGGCGATCTCCAGCCGGCGCTGGTCGCCGTAGGGGAGGTTGGTCGCCAGCTCATGGCGCCACTTGCTCAGGCCCACGAAGTCCAGCATCACCCGGGCCGTCTCGCGCGCCTCGGCCTCGGTCTGGTGGAAGGTGCCGGTCCGCAGCACCGCGTCCCAGAAGCCCACCTTCAGCCGGGCGTGCCGCCCCACCATGATGTTCTCCTCGGCGGTCATGGTGGAGAAGAGCCGGATGTTCTGAAAGGTGCGCGCGATCCCGGCGGCGGCGATCTGGTCGGGCCGCAGCCCCACGAGTTCCTGCCCGGCGAGCCGGATGGTGCCCCGGTCGGGGGTGTAGATCCCCGTGATCAGGTTGAAAAAGGTCGTCTTGCCCGCCCCGTTCGGCCCGATCACCGAGATGATGCTCTGGGGCGGCACCTGGAAGGT is a genomic window of Deinococcus aerius containing:
- a CDS encoding ABC transporter ATP-binding protein, translating into MPETQVMTSAAQATGTPMLELRDVHTYYGHIHALKGLNMTVNGGEIVALIGGNGAGKTTTLRTVSGMMKPRHGQVSYAGQNVTGLPAHVIMGRGMSHVPEGRRIFGQLSVRENLEVGAYTVTDRRVIEERIQEAFALFPRLKEREGQLGGTMSGGEQQMLAIARALMVNPKLLLLDEPSMGLSPLFVEAIFDIVERLNKERGTTILLVEQNASMALAIAHRAYVLQTGEIRLSGPAAQIAQDESVRKAYLGDE
- a CDS encoding lipocalin family protein: MKLRTLPAPALALLSATLLTSCLPRPEAFDPNRQPQPSDFGPHNVATEWWYVSGYLPESGLAFHWAQFKVNYRGIPYHAGHLAVADLRADKLNLFENESQNTRYGFPPLRVEQGQWRLNQQPDGSFRLGAGPLNLTLKPLKGLVVHPPGYSGTPEVGRLYYQSITRLEASGTVALAGGETREVTGQVWLDHQWGDQQPGAQARWDWFGLHLSDGSDLMLYRVRNAAGQVVQVAGSRVDQAGVAREVPDVTMTPGRVYRSPSGREYVLGWTVSAPGLSLTLDAVRDEQELLTKNTSVAYWEGPVRGQGTLNDRPITAEGMGEFIGGTLTREEGGRFVPSGR
- a CDS encoding ABC transporter ATP-binding protein encodes the protein MTYSGPILDVQGVTKTFGGLTAVNDVTFQVPPQSIISVIGPNGAGKTTFFNLITGIYTPDRGTIRLAGQELVGLRPDQIAAAGIARTFQNIRLFSTMTAEENIMVGRHARLKVGFWDAVLRTGTFHQTEAEARETARVMLDFVGLSKWRHELATNLPYGDQRRLEIARALATTPKLILLDEPAAGMNPRETEDLKALIRRIRDDLGVTVVLIEHDMRLVMTLSENITVLDYGTKISEGLPHQVRNDPRVMEAYLGRGAAAGEYGKEARPHA